The proteins below are encoded in one region of Ricinus communis isolate WT05 ecotype wild-type chromosome 6, ASM1957865v1, whole genome shotgun sequence:
- the LOC8276720 gene encoding LOB domain-containing protein 1 isoform X2 produces the protein MGNNRDFNPFLFPSTNSKSNPPSSPSSPSSSESFPSITSPLQSPPSLLLAPDSQCSSTPLPPPTADAGPPLPPLLRAAVVRPPCDACKLLRRRCTEKCLFAPFFPPNGPFNFSTVHRVFGASNINKLLQQLPESQRADAINSMVYEANARIRDPIYGSAGEIRRLKEQVKELQARIGEEVSENESNSRSNFH, from the exons ATGGGGAACAATCGAGATTTTAATCCATTCTTGTTTCCCTCTACAAACTCTAAATCTAATCCTCCCTCTTCACCGTCGTCACCTTCATCTTCCGAGTCTTTTCCAAGCATAACATCTCCTCTTCAGTCTCCTCCAAGTCTTCTACTAGCACCTGATTCCCAGTGCTCTTCAACTCCCCTCCCACCTCCTACTGCGGATGCTGGACCTCCTCTTCCTCCTCTCCTTCGTGCTGCTGTTGTTCGTCCTCCTTGTGATGCCTGCAAACTCCTTCGTCGGCGATGCACCGAGAAATGTCTTTTCGCTCCTTTTTTTCCTCCCAATGGGCCATTCAATTTCAGCACTGTTCATAGAGTCTTTGGAGCAAGCAATATCAACAAACTCTTACAG CAACTTCCAGAGTCTCAAAGAGCAGATGCAATAAACAGCATGGTGTATGAAGCAAATGCAAGAATCCGAGACCCGATCTATGGCAGCGCTGGTGAAATTCGTCGACTTAAAGAACAGGTTAAAGAGCTCCAAGCACGAATCGGCGAGGAAGTTTCTGAGAATGAAAGCAATAGTAGATCTAATTTTCATTGa
- the LOC8276720 gene encoding LOB domain-containing protein 1 isoform X1, with product MGNNRDFNPFLFPSTNSKSNPPSSPSSPSSSESFPSITSPLQSPPSLLLAPDSQCSSTPLPPPTADAGPPLPPLLRAAVVRPPCDACKLLRRRCTEKCLFAPFFPPNGPFNFSTVHRVFGASNINKLLQKIYKGSFKLELFICQHQQLPESQRADAINSMVYEANARIRDPIYGSAGEIRRLKEQVKELQARIGEEVSENESNSRSNFH from the exons ATGGGGAACAATCGAGATTTTAATCCATTCTTGTTTCCCTCTACAAACTCTAAATCTAATCCTCCCTCTTCACCGTCGTCACCTTCATCTTCCGAGTCTTTTCCAAGCATAACATCTCCTCTTCAGTCTCCTCCAAGTCTTCTACTAGCACCTGATTCCCAGTGCTCTTCAACTCCCCTCCCACCTCCTACTGCGGATGCTGGACCTCCTCTTCCTCCTCTCCTTCGTGCTGCTGTTGTTCGTCCTCCTTGTGATGCCTGCAAACTCCTTCGTCGGCGATGCACCGAGAAATGTCTTTTCGCTCCTTTTTTTCCTCCCAATGGGCCATTCAATTTCAGCACTGTTCATAGAGTCTTTGGAGCAAGCAATATCAACAAACTCTTACAG AAAATCTATAAGGGCTCTTTCAAGCTTGAATTGTTCATATGCCAACACCAGCAACTTCCAGAGTCTCAAAGAGCAGATGCAATAAACAGCATGGTGTATGAAGCAAATGCAAGAATCCGAGACCCGATCTATGGCAGCGCTGGTGAAATTCGTCGACTTAAAGAACAGGTTAAAGAGCTCCAAGCACGAATCGGCGAGGAAGTTTCTGAGAATGAAAGCAATAGTAGATCTAATTTTCATTGa